Within Campylobacter jejuni, the genomic segment TTTTGTATCCAAATTTAATGCTATTTTTCAATGAAATTTAGTGACTTTTTCCATGCTTGGCTCCATGAAAGCTATTATAAAAATGCTGTAAGTATAGGAAAAAACGGAGATTTTTTTACTGCTGTAAGCGTAGGAAATCTTTTTGGCACACTTTTAGCCAAGCATTTTTTAAATTTAATAGATAAAAAAATTTTACAACTCCCTTTAGAACTTGTAGAAATAGGTGCTAATGAAGGATATTTAAGTCGTGATTTTTTATCCGCTTTGCTTGAATTAAGACCTGAAATTTTTTCTCAAATTTCTTTTTTCGTCATAGAACCGCATGAAAAATTAAGAACTTTACAAAAAAAGACTTTAGAAGGAGTGGAATTTACTCACAAAAATAGTCTTAAAGAATGCCATTTTAAGAACGCTTTTTTCTTTTGCAATGAACTTTTTGATAGTTTTGCTTGCGAACTTATAGATCATGATAAAATGGCATTTGTAGAAAATTTTAAACTTATTTTTAAAAATATGGATGAAAATTTAATCACAAAATGCAAAGCTTTAAATCTTAAAAAAGGTGAACTCAGTTTAGAGCTTGAAAATTTTTTTAAAGATTTAAACCAAACTTGTGAGAGATTTATATTTGCGGGATTTGACTATGGAACTTTAAATCCACAAAGTTTTAACTTAAGAATCTATCAAAAGCACGAAGTTTTTAGCCCTTTTGAAGTATCTTTAAAAGATTTTTTCGGCAAAAGCGATCTAACTTATAATGTCAATTTTACTCATCTTCAAAAACTCATCAAAGAATATGATTTTAAACCTTTAGCTTTTAAAAAACAAAGTCTTGCTTTCATGGATTTTGGTTTTGAAGATTTATTAGAATACGCAAAAAATAAAAACATTAAAACTTACGAAAGTTTTTTATCTCAAGCTAAAATTTTATTTTTTAATTTTGATGAAAAATTTCATTTTTTCGAATTTCAAAAAAACTAAAATTTTATATTTTTCATACTTGCTAAACAAACCCCCTCTCTTAAACCCTCATCAATGACTAGAAGTTTATGTTTATCAAACAAAGCATAAAACAGCAAACAACCTGCACTCAAATAATTTTTTCTCATCGTGCCTACTTCTTTTATAGCTTTTTTTTCTTCCATATGAAAAAGTTTAATAGCATAATTTAAAAAATCCTTATGGTAAAGTTTTTTACCATTTACTTTAGTTGCTTCATACTTTTCATAGCTTATATTTTGTTTTAATGCGCTAAGTGTGGTAGGAACTCCGGAATTTAAAACCACCGTTTTAGCCCCTAAAGAACGAAGTTCCTTTTTAATCATAGCCACCTCATCAAAAGCCCTAAAAGCTAGATGCTTTAAATAGGGATTTGCAATTAAAAAATGAATTTTAAGTTTTTTATCTTTAATATTTATGATAAATTTAGGATATTTTTTTATTAATTTTTTATAAGAAATACAAGATTTATAATAAGAATGGTAATTTTTTTCATAAAAACTAATAATACCAAAATCAAAACTTTTAAAACTTTTTCCAAAAGAAAGCTCACAAGAAGCCCCTCCTAAATCACAATACGCAAACTCTCCCCAAATTTTAAGCCTTCTTAAACCTGATTGCATACCTAAAACACTGATCTTAGCTTCACTTTTGGCATCTATAAGCTTAAAATCAATCCCAAATTCTTTTTTTAAATGGGCAAAAATTTCATTTGTATTGCTTGCCTTTCTAAAAGCTGCAGTCGCTACAGCTCTCGCTTTGCTTAAATCTTGCTCTTTAGCTAAAATACTCAAAGTATTTTTTAATCTTTGTATGGCTTCTTTAGAAATTTCTCCACTTTGATTTAGATTTTTCGCTGCCCCAATAACAAATTCATATTCTTTTAATTTATTTAATTTTTCATCCATTTGTACTGCTCTTAAAGTATTTGAACCAAGATCTATACCTAACATGACTTTCCTTATTTGATTTTATAGTATAATAGCAAAAAAGTTCTAAAGGAAAAATATGCTTTTAGGTGTAAATATCGATCATATTGCAGTGTTAAGACAAGCTAGAATGGTAAATGATCCTGATCTTTTAGAAGCTGCTTTTATAGTAGCTAGACACGGAGATCAAATCACTTTGCATGTAAGAGAAGATCGCCGTCATGCTCAGGATTTTGACTTGGAAAATATTATAAAATTTTGCAAAAGCCCTATCAATTTAGAATGTGCTTTAAATGATGAAATTTTAAATTTAGCTCTTAAACTCAAACCTCACCGCGTTACTTTAGTGCCTGAAAAAAGAGAAGAGCTTACTACAGAAGGGGGGCTTTGTTTAAATCATGCTAAATTAAGACAAAGCATAGAAAAACTTCAAAATGCAAACATTGAAGTTTCACTTTTTATTAATCCTAGTTTAGAAGATATAGAAAAATCAAAAATTTTAAAAGCCCAATTCATAGAGCTTCATACAGGACATTATGCGAATTTGCACAACGCACTTTTCAGCAATATCTCTCATACTGCTTTTGCCTTAAAAGAACTCAATCAAGATAAAAAAACCTTGCAAGCTCAATTTGAAAAAGAATTACAAAATTTAGAACTCTGTGCCAAAAAAGGCCTAGAACTTGGCTTAAAAGTAGCCGCGGGACATGGTTTAAATTACAAAAATGTAAAACCCGTAGTAAAAATTAAAGAAATTTGCGAGCTAAATATAGGACAAAGCATTGTAGCAAGATCTGTATTTACAGGACTTCAAAACGCTATTTTGGAAATGAAAGAACTTATTAAAAGATGAAAAAACTAGCCATTAGCATAGGCGATATAAACAGCATAGGACTTGAAATTTTAGTGCGTTCTCATGAAGAACTAAGCAAAATCTGCACACCTTTTTATTTTATCCACGAAAACTTGCTTGATAAAGCTTCAAAACTTTTAAATTTAAAACTTTTTAATGCAAAAATCGTAGCTTTTAAAGATGGAAAAGACTATGAATTTAATTTTATAAAAAAAGAAAATTCTCTTGAAATTTACTCTTTTTGCCTTCCTTTAGGCTTTAAAGTGGATGAAAATTTTGAAATCAAAGCCGGAGAAATAGATGCAAAAAGTGGACTTTATGGTTTTTTAAGTTTTAAGGCGGCAAGTTATTTTGTCTATGAAAAACACGCCCATGCCTTGCTTACTCTACCTATACACAAAAAAGCTTGGGAAGATGCAGGACTTAAATACAAAGGACATACCGATGCTTTAAGGGATTTTTTTAAAAAAAATGCCATTATGATATTAGGTTGTAAAGAACTTTTTGTAGGGCTTTTTAGCGAACATATACCTTTAGCTAAGGTGAGTAAAAAAATCACTTTTAAAAATTTAAGCATCTTTTTAAAAGATTTTTACAAAGAAACGCATTTTAAAAAAATAGGACTTTTAGGTTTTAATCCTCACGCTGGAGATTATGGAGTTATAGGTGGAGAAGAAGAAAAAATCATGGAAAAAGCTATAGCCTTTGTCAATGCCTTTTTATACTCTAAAAAAGATGAAAAATTTTTCAAAAAAGCCTTAAAAGATGAAAATTTACAAAAAGAATTGCTTTTAAATTTTAAAGGCAAGGGCGTTTATCTACCCTATCCTTTAGTAGCTGATACAGCTTTTACCAAGGCTGGTTTAAAAAACTGCAATCGTTTAGTAGCTATGTATCACGATCTTGCCCTTGCTCCTTTAAAGGCCTTGTATTTTGATAAAAGCATCAATGTGAGTTTAAATTTACCCATCATACGCGTCAGCGTTGATCATGGCACGGCCTTTGATAAGGCCTATAAAAATGCTAAAATCAACACTAAAAGTTATTTTGAAGCGGCTAAATTTGCAATCAATTTAAACCCTAAAGCTTAAATTTAGCCTAGAATCAATCAAATCTTCTTTAGCCAAGCTGTCTATAAAATCTTGCAAATCTTTATTGGTATTTAAACTTTGAGTGAGTAAATTTTCATATTTATCAACTTTATTTTTAAAAATTTGCTCTAAAACTTCTTTAATCTTTGTATCTTTTTTTGCTCTTTGCATAAGTTCTAATAAAGCTTTAGCATAAGCTTCTTGCATGCAATCACTTGCATTGAGTAAAGGTAAAATAGGATTTTCCTCTGCTTTTGTATTTTGCATATTTTTTATACAAATTTTTCTTTCTTTAATCATCTTTTTTGAAATTGGCTTTAAAATCTTTTTTCGTCTTTTTATCTGCTTTTTTTGAAATATTTTGATACAAACTGCTATAGATGTTATCTACTAAAGCAAGTTTTTTATTTTCAAATTCATTACGCACACCAATTTTATTGCATATCATAAGCTCATCATCACTTTTGCCATCATATTTGATTTTAGAGCAATCAAAACTAGGTTTTACTTCATCTTTATAAATAAGCTCATCAAAACTCAAAGCCCCTAAACTCGCCAAACTTAAACCAAGCAATAAAATAATTTTTTTCATTATTTACCTTTAAAATTTTTATTTTATTTTAACAAAAATATTTTGAATTTTTTAAGGAAATTAAGCCTTTATTTTATTATAATGCGTTTTTATTTTTTATAAGGAACTTAAAATGCAAAATTACAAAAAAGCTCTTTTTGCACTAGCTCTTAGTGCTTTTTGTATGGGCGTAACCGAATTTGTTATGGCAGGAGTTTTGGTTGATGTTGAAGCGTATTTTAGCGTAGATGCAAAAACCGCGGGCTATCTTACAACCTTATATGCCATAGGTGTTGTTATAGGCGCTCCTCTTATTACTATACCTTTAAGTCGTTTTCATAGACACATACAACTTTTAAGTAATCTTGGAATTTTTGCTCTAGCAAATTTCATTATCTTTTTTAGCCAAAATTTCTATCTTACAGCATTTGCGCGTTTTATAGCAGGAACACAACATGGGGTATTTTTTGTCATTGCTACCTTAGCTGTAAGTGCTATAACCCCAGATGATAAAAAATCAAGCGCTCTAGCTATAATGGTCACAGGACTTACTGTAGCCTTAGTTACTGGAGTACCGCTTGGAACTTTCATAGGACATTATTTTGGCTTTAAATTTATCTTTTTACTTATTTTTATCATTACAAGCTTAGCATTTTTTGGAGTATGGCATATGATGCCCAAAAATTTACATCCTAGCCCAACAAGTCTTAAAAATTTAATCCCTGCTTTTTCGCATCAAAATTTGTTAAAAACTTATACTATAACCATTTGTAGTTGTGGGGCTCAATTTGTTCTTTATACTTATTTACAAAAATTACTTGTAGAAATAAGCGGTTTTAAAGTCCAAGATACAGCTTATATCTTGCTCTTATATGGAATTTGCGCAATTTGTGGGAATTTATGGGGCGGAAAAATAGTAGATAAAAAAGGTGCTATTTTTTCTTTGCGTCTTATTTTAAGCATACAAGTTCTAGTATTTTTAAGCGTATTTCTCACCATGCATTCTAAAATTTTAATCATTTTTAGCGTAGCTTTGATAGGATTTTTTGCCTTTTCAACCATACCTGCGCTAAAAATGCTTAGCATTACTAAAGCTAAACGCCACACTTATAAAGTCATAGACAGCACAGTAAGTGTGAATGAAGCAGCTTTTAATGTAGGCATAGCTTTAGCAAGTTTTTTAGGTGGGATTGTTTTAGCAGGATTGGGTATAGAATTTAATGCTTTATTTTCGGCACTTTTTGTAAGCCCTGCTTTGATTTTTGCCTTACTTTTTGCCAAAGATAAATTAAATTATAAAAAATTTCAAAGAAAAAGTTTTAAAAAGATATAAATTGGAATAGAAATTGCTTGTTTGTTTAATGTAAAGTTAAATAAAGGAGGAGAAAATGGTAGTAGATAATACTCAAAAAACATCAAATGCTATCTTTAGTACCACAACAAAGGTTAAAGAGAAAAATACTTCAGCAGATGAATTTCAAGCCACATTAAATGAAGTAAAAAACAAAGAAGAAAAGGAAGAAGAAAAAACAAGCTCAAGCAAATTTACTAACGAAGATATTGATCTTAGTGCTGCTAGAGAAGATTTTAGATCTTATGCTTGGCAAAAAATGAGAGAAGATCAATACAAAAAAAATGAGGAGACTTTGCTAAATAAGCTTTTTGCTACAATTGACGCAGGAAATGCCACAAACAATACAAAGGCTTAATATACAAATCAAAACTCAAACTACACAAACGAGAATTCCAATAATTCTCGTAAAATTTCTCATAACTCTGGATAAAATGAAAAAATTTATTATTTCCTCCATATGAAGAAAATATAGAAAAATTGACCAATTTAATTTATCAAATTCTGTTATAATTTTGCTAAAAACAAAGGAAAATAATGATTTTTATTGATGCTTGCTTTAAAAAACCTACACCTTACACCCCTATTTGGATGATGCGTCAAGCAGGAAGATATTTGCCAGAATATATGGAAGTAAGAAAACAAGCGGGTGATTTTCTCTCTTTATGCAAAGACTATAAAAAAGCTTCTGAAGTTTCTTTACAGCCTATTGATATTTTAGATGTAGATGCAGCAATCATTTTTTCAGATATCTTAGTTGTTCCTCTTGAAATGGGTATGAATTTACGTTTTGAAAAAGGAGAAGGGCCTGTTTTTGATAATCCTATTTCAACCCTAGAAGACTTAGAAAAACTTGACGATCAAAATGCACATAAAAAATTAAATTATGTCTATGATGCCTTAAAGCTTACTAGAGAAAAATTATCTCAAAACAAGGCTTTAATAGGATTTTGCGGAAGCCCTTGGACTATAGCTACCTATATGATAGAAGGAAGTGGAAGTAAAAATTATGCAAAGTGTAAAAAAATGCTTTATCAAAACCCAGAACTTTTACATAAAATTCTAAACAAACTAACTCAAGTTTTAAAACTTTATTTAGAAGAGCAAATTAAAGCAGGTGCTAATGCTATACAAATTTTTGATAGCTGGGCAAGTGCTTTAGAATACGATAAGTTTTTTGAATTCTCTTTTAATTATATGCTTGAAATTTCAAATTTTATTAAAGGCAAATACCCAAATATACCTGTAATTTTATTCCCTAAAGGCATTAGCGGTTATTTGGATAGAATCGATGGTAATTTTGATGTTTTTGGGGTTGATTGGAGCACTCCGCTTGATTTAGCACGTGATAAACTATCACACAAATACACTCTTCAAGGCAACATGGAGCCTTGTAGACTTTATGATAAAAATGCCATCAAAGAAGGAGTGGAAAAAATACTAAAAACCATGCAAAATAAAGCTCATATTTTCAACTTAGGACATGGGATCTTGCCTGATATTCCTGTTGAAAATGCAAAATATTTTATCAAGCTTGTACAAGAAAGTCAGCTAAATGAAAATACTCTTTGGTCCTGTTAGCTCAAGGCGTTTTGGAAGATCTTTGGGTATAGATTTAAGCCCTAGCAAAAAACAATGCAATTTTGATTGTGTTTATTGTGAGCTTGATCCAAAAAAAGCCCAAGAAAAACAAGATGAAATTATCAGCATAGATAAAATTATCTCCGAAGTTAAAGTTGTGCTTGAAAAAAATGTTGAATTTGATTTTCTTACCCTTACTGCCAACGGAGAGCCTAGTCTTTATCCTCATTTAAATGAGCTTATTTTATCTTTACGCAGCATTGCTAAAGATAAAAAATTGCTTATTTTAAGCAATGGTACAGCTGTATTAGATGGAGACAAATTTAATGCTTTACTAAAACTAGATGTGGTCAAATTTAGCCTAGATAGTGCAGTTGCTAAAACTTTTTATCGTATTGATAGAGCTTTAAAAAACATTGACTTAGAAAAAATGATAGAAAAAATGGCAGATTTTAGAGCTAGGTTTAATGGAGAT encodes:
- a CDS encoding SAM-dependent methyltransferase, with amino-acid sequence MKFSDFFHAWLHESYYKNAVSIGKNGDFFTAVSVGNLFGTLLAKHFLNLIDKKILQLPLELVEIGANEGYLSRDFLSALLELRPEIFSQISFFVIEPHEKLRTLQKKTLEGVEFTHKNSLKECHFKNAFFFCNELFDSFACELIDHDKMAFVENFKLIFKNMDENLITKCKALNLKKGELSLELENFFKDLNQTCERFIFAGFDYGTLNPQSFNLRIYQKHEVFSPFEVSLKDFFGKSDLTYNVNFTHLQKLIKEYDFKPLAFKKQSLAFMDFGFEDLLEYAKNKNIKTYESFLSQAKILFFNFDEKFHFFEFQKN
- a CDS encoding Ppx/GppA phosphatase family protein, which encodes MLGIDLGSNTLRAVQMDEKLNKLKEYEFVIGAAKNLNQSGEISKEAIQRLKNTLSILAKEQDLSKARAVATAAFRKASNTNEIFAHLKKEFGIDFKLIDAKSEAKISVLGMQSGLRRLKIWGEFAYCDLGGASCELSFGKSFKSFDFGIISFYEKNYHSYYKSCISYKKLIKKYPKFIINIKDKKLKIHFLIANPYLKHLAFRAFDEVAMIKKELRSLGAKTVVLNSGVPTTLSALKQNISYEKYEATKVNGKKLYHKDFLNYAIKLFHMEEKKAIKEVGTMRKNYLSAGCLLFYALFDKHKLLVIDEGLREGVCLASMKNIKF
- the pdxJ gene encoding pyridoxine 5'-phosphate synthase, whose protein sequence is MLLGVNIDHIAVLRQARMVNDPDLLEAAFIVARHGDQITLHVREDRRHAQDFDLENIIKFCKSPINLECALNDEILNLALKLKPHRVTLVPEKREELTTEGGLCLNHAKLRQSIEKLQNANIEVSLFINPSLEDIEKSKILKAQFIELHTGHYANLHNALFSNISHTAFALKELNQDKKTLQAQFEKELQNLELCAKKGLELGLKVAAGHGLNYKNVKPVVKIKEICELNIGQSIVARSVFTGLQNAILEMKELIKR
- the pdxA gene encoding 4-hydroxythreonine-4-phosphate dehydrogenase; protein product: MKKLAISIGDINSIGLEILVRSHEELSKICTPFYFIHENLLDKASKLLNLKLFNAKIVAFKDGKDYEFNFIKKENSLEIYSFCLPLGFKVDENFEIKAGEIDAKSGLYGFLSFKAASYFVYEKHAHALLTLPIHKKAWEDAGLKYKGHTDALRDFFKKNAIMILGCKELFVGLFSEHIPLAKVSKKITFKNLSIFLKDFYKETHFKKIGLLGFNPHAGDYGVIGGEEEKIMEKAIAFVNAFLYSKKDEKFFKKALKDENLQKELLLNFKGKGVYLPYPLVADTAFTKAGLKNCNRLVAMYHDLALAPLKALYFDKSINVSLNLPIIRVSVDHGTAFDKAYKNAKINTKSYFEAAKFAINLNPKA
- a CDS encoding MFS transporter, with the translated sequence MQNYKKALFALALSAFCMGVTEFVMAGVLVDVEAYFSVDAKTAGYLTTLYAIGVVIGAPLITIPLSRFHRHIQLLSNLGIFALANFIIFFSQNFYLTAFARFIAGTQHGVFFVIATLAVSAITPDDKKSSALAIMVTGLTVALVTGVPLGTFIGHYFGFKFIFLLIFIITSLAFFGVWHMMPKNLHPSPTSLKNLIPAFSHQNLLKTYTITICSCGAQFVLYTYLQKLLVEISGFKVQDTAYILLLYGICAICGNLWGGKIVDKKGAIFSLRLILSIQVLVFLSVFLTMHSKILIIFSVALIGFFAFSTIPALKMLSITKAKRHTYKVIDSTVSVNEAAFNVGIALASFLGGIVLAGLGIEFNALFSALFVSPALIFALLFAKDKLNYKKFQRKSFKKI
- the ciaC gene encoding invasion antigen CiaC encodes the protein MVVDNTQKTSNAIFSTTTKVKEKNTSADEFQATLNEVKNKEEKEEEKTSSSKFTNEDIDLSAAREDFRSYAWQKMREDQYKKNEETLLNKLFATIDAGNATNNTKA
- the hemE gene encoding uroporphyrinogen decarboxylase; the protein is MIFIDACFKKPTPYTPIWMMRQAGRYLPEYMEVRKQAGDFLSLCKDYKKASEVSLQPIDILDVDAAIIFSDILVVPLEMGMNLRFEKGEGPVFDNPISTLEDLEKLDDQNAHKKLNYVYDALKLTREKLSQNKALIGFCGSPWTIATYMIEGSGSKNYAKCKKMLYQNPELLHKILNKLTQVLKLYLEEQIKAGANAIQIFDSWASALEYDKFFEFSFNYMLEISNFIKGKYPNIPVILFPKGISGYLDRIDGNFDVFGVDWSTPLDLARDKLSHKYTLQGNMEPCRLYDKNAIKEGVEKILKTMQNKAHIFNLGHGILPDIPVENAKYFIKLVQESQLNENTLWSC
- a CDS encoding radical SAM protein, which encodes MKILFGPVSSRRFGRSLGIDLSPSKKQCNFDCVYCELDPKKAQEKQDEIISIDKIISEVKVVLEKNVEFDFLTLTANGEPSLYPHLNELILSLRSIAKDKKLLILSNGTAVLDGDKFNALLKLDVVKFSLDSAVAKTFYRIDRALKNIDLEKMIEKMADFRARFNGDLIMEILVVKDLNDNEEEFKALNQALKKIMPLRVDLSTIDRPPAYAVKKVSEEKLLELSKLIDSTPVLLAKRHYEGEKLSFNEEELLKMLHLRSQSEIDIEVKFDEQSKTLLNQLIKEKKVKILDLAGVKFYKV